One Streptomyces sp. ML-6 genomic region harbors:
- the coaD gene encoding pantetheine-phosphate adenylyltransferase — MRRAVCPGSFDPITNGHLDIIGRASKLYDVVHVAVMINQSKKGLFTVDERIDLIRSVTSEFGNVQVESFHGLLVDFCKQRDIPAIVKGLRAVSDFDYELQMAQMNNGLSGVETLFVPTNPTYSFLSSSLVKEVATWGGDVSHLLPPVVHEALVERLAQGR; from the coding sequence TTGCGCCGCGCCGTCTGTCCGGGGTCATTCGACCCCATCACCAATGGACACCTCGACATCATTGGCCGCGCCTCGAAGCTGTACGACGTCGTACACGTCGCGGTGATGATCAACCAGTCCAAGAAGGGCCTGTTCACGGTCGACGAGCGGATCGACCTGATCCGCAGCGTCACCTCGGAGTTCGGCAACGTCCAGGTCGAGTCCTTCCACGGCCTCCTGGTCGACTTCTGCAAGCAGCGCGACATCCCGGCGATCGTCAAGGGACTGCGGGCCGTCAGCGACTTCGACTACGAGCTCCAGATGGCCCAGATGAACAACGGCCTCTCGGGCGTCGAGACCCTCTTCGTGCCCACCAATCCCACCTACAGCTTCCTGTCGTCCTCCCTGGTCAAGGAGGTCGCCACCTGGGGCGGCGACGTCTCCCACCTGCTCCCCCCGGTGGTCCACGAGGCTCTTGTCGAGCGCCTCGCCCAGGGGCGCTGA
- a CDS encoding DUF3515 domain-containing protein, protein MFLGPSVAALLLAAAGCSSSDAVSVTVPSPSPEAAAYCRALQGELPETVAGHDRGDTGPKSELTAVWGDGAIVLRCGVPRPAKMDDPMAKGTEANGVNWLLEQSEDAGPRFTTTYRKAYVEVSLSAEYAHDASPLAAFGPAVEKTVPGL, encoded by the coding sequence GTGTTCCTCGGTCCGTCCGTCGCCGCGCTGCTGCTGGCCGCGGCGGGCTGTTCCTCCTCGGACGCGGTGTCGGTCACGGTGCCCTCCCCGTCCCCGGAAGCCGCAGCCTACTGCCGCGCGCTGCAGGGGGAACTGCCGGAGACCGTCGCCGGGCACGACCGCGGGGACACCGGGCCGAAATCCGAACTGACCGCCGTGTGGGGGGACGGAGCGATCGTACTGCGCTGCGGGGTCCCCCGGCCCGCGAAGATGGACGACCCCATGGCCAAGGGGACCGAGGCGAACGGCGTCAACTGGCTGCTGGAGCAGTCGGAGGACGCCGGTCCCCGTTTCACGACGACCTACCGCAAGGCGTACGTCGAGGTGAGCCTGTCCGCCGAGTACGCGCACGACGCGAGTCCGCTGGCCGCGTTCGGTCCGGCCGTCGAGAAGACGGTGCCCGGCCTGTAG
- a CDS encoding DAK2 domain-containing protein, producing the protein MPQTADDLDAVAVRAWCALALEALGRERAAIDAINVYPVADGDTGTNLYLTVESANQALEAVFAAHETGATTPLTADAVRAMAHGALIGARGNSGTILAQLLRGTAQVLAVGHDADHLRRALATAADAARQAVAHPVEGTVLTVAAEAAAAAVRTAADATTAEVAQAAYEGARTALAATPGQLAVLGRAGVVDAGGRGLVTVLGALVEAVCGRAPATGPALPAPALPVPDDCAAAGSAGGPAFEVIYLLEATDEAVDRLRARLDPLGDSLVVVGGDGLWNVHVHVDDAGAAVEAGVEAGRPYRIRITHFGADRAHPHVEPVQRAVVVVVPGDGLRGLCKEAGATTVLARPGEPPASGELVDAIRRAHAREVVLLPNDAELRHTAAAAADQARAEGVRVALVPTRAAVQGLAALAVHEPGRSFDEDVVAMTAAAGATRYAELAVAERQSWTMAGICQAGDVLGLIDGDVAVIGEDVPHTARTVLDRMLAAGGELVTLVLGEDVPDSLADELEEHVREGHLAVDTVVYRGGHQSAPLLIGVE; encoded by the coding sequence GTGCCGCAGACCGCCGACGACCTGGACGCCGTCGCGGTGCGCGCCTGGTGCGCCCTGGCCCTGGAGGCACTGGGCCGGGAGCGCGCGGCGATCGACGCGATCAACGTCTACCCCGTCGCCGACGGGGACACCGGCACCAACCTCTACCTGACCGTGGAGTCCGCGAACCAGGCCCTCGAAGCCGTCTTCGCCGCCCACGAGACCGGCGCCACCACCCCCCTCACCGCCGACGCGGTACGGGCCATGGCCCACGGCGCCCTGATCGGCGCCCGCGGGAACTCCGGCACGATCCTGGCCCAGTTGCTGCGCGGGACGGCGCAGGTGCTGGCCGTCGGGCACGACGCGGACCATCTGCGCCGGGCGCTCGCCACCGCGGCCGACGCCGCCCGGCAGGCCGTCGCCCACCCCGTCGAGGGCACCGTCCTGACGGTGGCCGCCGAGGCCGCGGCGGCCGCCGTGCGCACCGCCGCCGACGCCACCACCGCCGAGGTCGCGCAGGCGGCGTACGAAGGGGCGCGGACGGCCCTGGCCGCCACCCCCGGACAGCTCGCCGTGCTCGGCCGGGCGGGCGTCGTGGACGCCGGCGGACGGGGACTGGTGACGGTGCTCGGGGCGCTCGTCGAGGCGGTCTGCGGCCGGGCACCCGCCACCGGACCCGCGCTTCCCGCCCCCGCCCTCCCGGTGCCGGACGACTGCGCGGCGGCCGGCTCCGCGGGCGGACCCGCCTTCGAGGTCATCTACCTGCTGGAGGCCACCGACGAGGCGGTGGACCGGCTGCGGGCCCGGCTCGACCCGCTCGGCGACTCGCTCGTGGTGGTGGGCGGCGACGGGCTGTGGAACGTCCATGTGCACGTCGACGACGCGGGCGCCGCCGTGGAGGCCGGCGTCGAGGCGGGCCGCCCGTACCGCATCCGGATCACCCACTTCGGCGCGGACCGGGCCCACCCCCACGTCGAGCCCGTGCAGCGCGCCGTCGTCGTGGTGGTCCCCGGCGACGGGCTGCGCGGCCTGTGCAAGGAGGCCGGGGCCACGACGGTCCTGGCCCGCCCCGGCGAACCGCCCGCCAGCGGCGAACTGGTCGACGCGATCCGCCGGGCGCACGCCCGCGAGGTGGTCCTGCTGCCCAACGACGCGGAGCTGCGCCACACCGCCGCCGCGGCCGCCGACCAGGCCCGCGCGGAAGGCGTCCGGGTCGCCCTGGTCCCGACCCGGGCCGCCGTCCAGGGCCTCGCCGCCCTCGCCGTCCACGAACCGGGCCGCAGTTTCGACGAGGACGTGGTGGCGATGACCGCCGCCGCCGGTGCCACCCGCTACGCCGAACTGGCCGTCGCCGAACGGCAGTCCTGGACCATGGCGGGCATCTGCCAGGCCGGGGACGTCCTGGGACTGATCGACGGCGACGTCGCGGTCATCGGCGAGGACGTCCCGCACACCGCCCGCACCGTGCTGGACCGGATGCTCGCGGCGGGCGGCGAACTGGTCACCCTGGTCCTGGGCGAGGATGTCCCCGACAGCCTCGCCGACGAGTTGGAGGAGCACGTGCGCGAGGGCCATCTCGCGGTGGACACGGTGGTCTACCGGGGCGGCCACCAGAGCGCCCCGCTGCTCATCGGGGTGGAGTAG
- a CDS encoding thiamine-phosphate kinase, with amino-acid sequence MKGTVGELGEFGLIRELTARLTTTPAVRLGPGDDAAVVTAPDRRVVASMDILLEGQHFRRDWSTAYDVGRKAAAQNLADIAAMGAVPTALLLGLVVPAELPVTWAGELMDGLRDECQVAGAAVVGGDVVRGETITISITALGDLRNHEPVTRGGAQPGDVVAVTGWLGWSAAGYAVLSRGFRSPRAFVEAHRRPEPPYHAGPAAAGLGATAMTDVSDGLVADLGHIAEASKVRIDLRSGLIDIPSQMSDIGQAVGVDPLQWVLTGGEDHAIVATFPPDVKLPARWKVIGEVLNPSALPQVTVDGAPWTSKSGWDHFGGIEDAQ; translated from the coding sequence GTGAAGGGAACCGTGGGCGAGTTGGGGGAGTTCGGGCTCATCAGGGAGCTCACCGCCCGGCTCACCACCACTCCGGCGGTACGGCTCGGTCCCGGCGACGACGCCGCGGTCGTGACCGCCCCCGACCGCAGGGTCGTGGCCAGTATGGACATCCTGCTGGAGGGACAGCACTTCCGCCGCGACTGGTCGACGGCGTACGACGTCGGCCGCAAGGCGGCCGCCCAGAACCTCGCCGACATCGCCGCCATGGGCGCGGTGCCCACCGCGCTGCTGCTCGGCCTGGTCGTCCCCGCCGAACTCCCGGTCACCTGGGCCGGCGAGCTGATGGACGGTCTGCGTGACGAATGCCAGGTCGCGGGCGCCGCGGTGGTCGGCGGCGACGTGGTGCGCGGCGAGACGATCACCATCTCGATCACCGCGCTCGGCGACCTGCGCAACCACGAACCGGTCACCCGGGGCGGCGCCCAGCCCGGCGACGTCGTCGCCGTCACCGGCTGGCTCGGCTGGTCCGCCGCCGGGTACGCCGTGCTCTCCCGGGGCTTCCGCTCGCCCCGCGCCTTCGTCGAGGCCCACCGCCGCCCCGAACCCCCGTACCACGCGGGCCCCGCGGCGGCCGGGCTCGGCGCCACCGCGATGACGGACGTGAGCGACGGCCTCGTCGCCGACCTCGGGCACATCGCCGAGGCCAGCAAGGTCCGCATCGACCTGCGCTCCGGCCTCATCGACATCCCCTCCCAGATGTCCGACATCGGGCAGGCCGTCGGCGTCGACCCGCTCCAGTGGGTGCTGACCGGGGGAGAGGACCACGCGATCGTCGCCACCTTCCCGCCGGACGTGAAGCTGCCCGCCCGCTGGAAGGTCATCGGCGAGGTGCTCAACCCCTCCGCGCTGCCCCAGGTGACGGTCGACGGGGCGCCCTGGACCAGCAAGAGCGGCTGGGACCACTTCGGGGGCATAGAGGACGCCCAGTAG
- a CDS encoding D-alanine--D-alanine ligase family protein, with translation MSSENLPQSPERQLRKPRVAVVFGGRSSEHGISVVTAGAVLNAIDRTKYDVLPIGITTDGRWALTADEPERMAITDRKMPEVAQLAESAEGAVVLSVDPGSREVVYSEPGSVPKALGEVDVVFPVLHGPYGEDGTLQGLLELSGVPYVGAGVLASAVGQDKEYMKRVFISFGLPVGPYLVVRPREWDKDPAGARARIVDFAGEHGWPLFIKPARAGSSIGITKVDDPSGLDGAIEEARRHDPKFLVESLLRGREIECGVLEFEDGPRASVPAEIPPVTAHDFYDFEAKYIDSASGIVPAPLTEEQTAEVQRLAIEAFDAVSCEGLVRADFFLTEDGTFVINEVNTLPGFTPISMYPRMWQESGVSYQELVDRLIQAALSRSTGLR, from the coding sequence ATGAGCAGCGAGAACCTCCCCCAGAGCCCGGAGCGGCAGCTCCGCAAGCCGCGCGTGGCCGTCGTGTTCGGCGGCCGCAGCTCCGAACACGGCATCTCGGTCGTCACGGCCGGCGCCGTCCTGAACGCCATCGACCGGACCAAGTACGACGTCCTGCCGATCGGCATCACGACCGACGGCCGCTGGGCGCTCACCGCCGACGAACCCGAACGCATGGCCATCACGGACCGGAAGATGCCGGAAGTGGCCCAGCTGGCCGAGTCCGCCGAGGGCGCCGTGGTGCTCTCCGTCGACCCCGGCAGCCGTGAAGTGGTGTACAGCGAGCCCGGCTCGGTCCCCAAGGCGCTCGGCGAGGTGGACGTCGTCTTCCCCGTGCTGCACGGCCCGTACGGCGAGGACGGCACCCTCCAGGGGCTCCTGGAGCTGTCCGGCGTGCCCTACGTCGGCGCCGGGGTCCTCGCCTCGGCGGTCGGCCAGGACAAGGAGTACATGAAGCGGGTCTTCATCTCCTTCGGCCTGCCGGTCGGCCCCTACCTCGTGGTGCGCCCCCGGGAATGGGACAAGGACCCCGCCGGGGCCCGCGCGCGCATCGTGGACTTCGCCGGCGAGCACGGCTGGCCGCTCTTCATCAAGCCCGCCCGGGCCGGCTCCTCCATCGGCATCACCAAGGTCGACGACCCGTCCGGGCTCGACGGGGCCATCGAGGAGGCCCGCCGCCACGACCCCAAGTTCCTGGTCGAGTCGCTGCTGCGGGGCCGCGAGATCGAGTGCGGGGTGCTGGAGTTCGAGGACGGGCCGCGCGCCAGCGTGCCCGCCGAGATCCCGCCGGTGACCGCGCACGACTTCTACGACTTCGAGGCCAAGTACATCGACTCGGCCTCCGGGATCGTGCCCGCCCCGCTCACCGAGGAGCAGACGGCCGAGGTCCAGCGCCTCGCGATCGAGGCCTTCGACGCGGTGTCCTGCGAGGGACTGGTCCGTGCCGACTTCTTCCTCACCGAGGACGGCACCTTCGTGATCAACGAGGTCAACACCCTGCCCGGCTTCACGCCGATCTCCATGTACCCGCGGATGTGGCAGGAGAGCGGTGTGAGCTACCAGGAGCTGGTGGACCGGCTGATCCAGGCCGCGCTGAGCCGGTCCACCGGCCTGCGCTGA
- the rpmB gene encoding 50S ribosomal protein L28: MAANCDVCGKGPGFGNNISHSHRRTSRRWNPNIQRVRAVVGRTPKRLNVCTSCIKAGKVAR, encoded by the coding sequence GTGGCTGCCAACTGCGACGTCTGCGGCAAGGGGCCGGGCTTCGGCAACAACATTTCGCACTCGCACCGCCGTACGTCCCGTCGCTGGAACCCCAACATCCAGCGCGTGCGTGCCGTGGTCGGTCGGACGCCGAAGCGGCTCAACGTCTGCACCTCGTGCATCAAGGCCGGCAAGGTCGCGCGCTGA
- the thiD gene encoding bifunctional hydroxymethylpyrimidine kinase/phosphomethylpyrimidine kinase has translation MPLSAAAPARVLTVAGSDSGGGAGIQADLKTMLALGTHGMSVLTAVTAQNSLGVRGAWELPPEAVRAQYRSVVDDIGVQAVKTGMLSSAVLVETVAELLAGTDAPVVVDPVGVSKHGDPLLAAEALDSVRTKLLPTATVATPNLDEVAQLTGIRVRDEAGMREAAAAVLDFGPRWVVVKGGHLPGDPVDLLTDGTGEHWLRAPRHDNRHTHGTGCTLASAIACGLALGQDVPTAVRGAKAYVSGAIAAGFPLGAGIGPVDHGWRTRTG, from the coding sequence ATGCCCCTATCTGCTGCCGCACCCGCCCGAGTACTCACCGTCGCCGGATCCGACTCCGGCGGCGGTGCGGGCATCCAGGCCGACCTGAAGACGATGCTGGCGCTCGGGACGCACGGGATGAGCGTGCTCACCGCCGTCACCGCCCAGAACTCGCTGGGGGTGCGGGGCGCCTGGGAACTGCCCCCCGAGGCCGTGCGCGCCCAGTACCGCAGCGTGGTGGACGACATCGGCGTACAGGCGGTCAAGACCGGCATGCTGTCCTCGGCCGTCCTCGTGGAGACCGTGGCCGAACTCCTCGCCGGCACCGACGCCCCGGTCGTCGTCGACCCGGTCGGCGTCTCCAAGCACGGCGACCCGCTGCTGGCGGCCGAGGCGCTCGACTCCGTACGCACGAAACTGCTGCCGACCGCCACGGTCGCCACCCCGAACCTGGACGAGGTCGCACAACTCACCGGCATCCGCGTCCGGGACGAGGCGGGAATGCGCGAGGCAGCCGCCGCAGTGCTGGACTTCGGGCCGCGCTGGGTCGTCGTCAAGGGCGGTCACCTGCCCGGCGACCCCGTCGACCTGCTCACGGACGGCACCGGGGAACACTGGCTGCGCGCCCCGAGACACGACAACCGGCACACCCACGGCACCGGCTGCACCCTCGCCTCCGCGATCGCCTGCGGGCTGGCCCTGGGCCAGGACGTGCCCACGGCGGTACGGGGCGCGAAGGCGTACGTCAGCGGCGCGATCGCGGCGGGCTTCCCGCTGGGCGCGGGCATCGGCCCCGTCGACCACGGCTGGCGGACCCGTACCGGCTGA
- a CDS encoding Lrp/AsnC ligand binding domain-containing protein, with the protein MVQAYILIQTEVGKASTVAETISAIPGVIQAEDVTGPYDVIVRAQADTVDELGRMVVAKVQQVEGITRTLTCPVVHL; encoded by the coding sequence GTGGTACAGGCGTACATCCTCATTCAGACCGAGGTGGGCAAGGCGTCGACCGTCGCCGAGACCATCTCCGCGATTCCGGGAGTGATCCAGGCGGAGGACGTGACAGGCCCCTACGACGTGATCGTCCGCGCGCAGGCCGACACGGTCGACGAGCTGGGCCGCATGGTGGTCGCCAAGGTCCAGCAGGTGGAAGGCATCACCCGAACCCTGACCTGCCCGGTCGTTCATCTGTAG
- a CDS encoding helicase-related protein has translation MDRVSAFDEPLKKLLGGATAKVMADHLDLHTVGDLLHHYPRRYEERGRLTALTDLPLDEHVTVVAQVAEARVLTFNNGRGRRLEVTLTDGSGRLQLVFFGHGVHKPHKELLPGRRAMFAGKVSVFNRKMQLAHPTYQLLDTGPGEGTGDGDREAVDAFAGRLLPIYPACKQLDSWRIAKAVDTVLPSAREAVDPLPAALREGRGFAPLPEALLKVHRPQTKADIALARDRLKWDEAFVLQVALARRRYADTQLPAVARRPAPGGLLDAFDAKLPFTLTDGQQKVSKEIFDDLATEHPMHRLLQGEVGSGKAQPLDSLVLTPRGYKPMGEIRQGDEVVVPEGEVAVVDGVFPQGVRDVWRLVLSDDTTVECDDEHLWIVGTSCAWNRGQSPKVMTTHEIRKDLFKANGSSKWYVPSAVPVDLSCGSEPPFDPYVLGLLLGDGSFRHNLRLSTVDDEILAAVRTAVAPDCELVPVPGSRCDYTIRMTRPKSGSQRNPVISALRALGLWGATSHDKFIPPVFKNTSIKNRLAVLQGLMDTDGTLDAQGMSISFCSASRRLAEDVAWLVRSLGGRARVLSRKSAFNVSIALPDEYVPFQLTRKAARLRPRPKYNTFRRGIRAVEYVGRKPVQCISVAHPSHAYITDHFTVTHNTMVALRAMLGVVDAGGQAAMLAPTEVLAQQHHRSITEMMGELAEGGMLGGSEQATKVVLLTGSMGAAARRQALLDLVTGEAGIVIGTHALIEDKVKFHDLGLVVVDEQHRFGVEQRDALRSKGKQPPHLLVMTATPIPRTVAMTVFGDLETSVLDQLPAGRSPIASHVVPAKDKPHFLARAWERVREEVENGHQAYVVCPRIGDDEDEPGGKGKKAPEGDGEKRPPLAVLEIAEQLSGGPLAGLRIEVLHGRMAPEDKDDVMRRFAAGEVDVLVATTVIEVGVNVPNATAMVIMDADRFGVSQLHQLRGRVGRGSAPGLCLLVSEAHEASPARARLSAVAATLDGFELSRIDLEQRREGDVLGQAQSGVRSSLRMLTVIDDEEVIAAAREEAVAVVAADPGLEHLPELRTALDALLDKEREQYLDKG, from the coding sequence ATGGATCGCGTGTCCGCGTTCGACGAACCCCTCAAGAAGCTGCTCGGCGGAGCCACCGCGAAGGTGATGGCCGACCACCTCGACCTGCACACGGTCGGCGATCTGCTCCACCACTACCCCCGGCGCTACGAGGAGCGCGGCCGGCTCACGGCGCTCACCGACCTCCCGCTCGACGAGCACGTGACGGTGGTCGCCCAGGTCGCCGAGGCCCGCGTCCTGACGTTCAACAACGGCCGCGGCAGACGCCTGGAGGTGACCCTCACCGACGGCAGCGGCCGCCTCCAGCTGGTCTTCTTCGGCCACGGCGTCCACAAGCCGCACAAGGAGCTGCTGCCCGGCCGCCGGGCGATGTTCGCCGGCAAGGTCTCCGTCTTCAACCGGAAGATGCAGCTGGCCCACCCCACGTACCAACTGCTGGACACCGGGCCCGGCGAGGGGACCGGGGACGGGGACCGGGAGGCGGTGGACGCCTTCGCCGGGCGGCTGCTGCCGATCTACCCGGCCTGCAAGCAGCTGGACTCGTGGCGGATCGCCAAGGCCGTCGACACGGTCCTGCCCAGCGCGCGCGAGGCCGTCGACCCGTTGCCGGCCGCGCTGCGCGAGGGCCGCGGCTTCGCCCCGCTCCCGGAGGCGCTGCTGAAGGTCCACCGCCCGCAGACCAAGGCGGACATCGCCCTGGCCAGGGACCGGCTCAAGTGGGACGAGGCATTCGTCCTCCAGGTCGCGCTGGCCCGCCGCAGGTACGCCGACACCCAGCTCCCGGCCGTGGCCCGCAGACCCGCGCCCGGCGGACTGCTCGACGCCTTCGACGCCAAACTGCCCTTCACCCTCACCGACGGGCAGCAGAAGGTCTCCAAGGAGATCTTCGACGACCTCGCGACCGAACACCCGATGCACCGGCTGCTCCAGGGAGAAGTCGGATCGGGGAAGGCACAGCCGCTCGATTCGCTGGTACTGACTCCTCGGGGCTACAAGCCCATGGGCGAAATCCGGCAAGGCGACGAGGTAGTGGTTCCCGAGGGGGAAGTCGCCGTGGTGGACGGGGTCTTCCCCCAGGGAGTGCGAGATGTGTGGCGACTCGTCCTGTCCGACGACACGACTGTCGAATGCGATGACGAACATCTGTGGATCGTCGGGACCAGTTGCGCCTGGAACCGGGGCCAATCACCCAAGGTGATGACGACCCACGAGATCAGGAAAGACCTTTTCAAGGCCAATGGTTCGTCGAAATGGTATGTGCCATCGGCCGTACCAGTGGATCTCAGCTGCGGTTCCGAACCACCCTTCGACCCCTACGTTCTCGGATTGCTGCTGGGAGACGGATCATTCCGGCACAATCTTCGGCTGTCCACGGTCGACGACGAGATCCTGGCTGCCGTCCGGACCGCGGTGGCGCCCGACTGTGAACTCGTCCCCGTGCCGGGTTCCCGCTGCGACTACACGATCAGGATGACGAGGCCGAAGTCCGGATCACAAAGGAACCCGGTGATCAGTGCACTGCGTGCGCTGGGGCTGTGGGGCGCCACGTCGCACGACAAGTTCATCCCACCTGTGTTCAAGAACACGTCGATCAAGAACCGGCTCGCTGTACTGCAGGGGCTCATGGACACGGACGGGACTTTGGACGCTCAGGGGATGAGCATTTCGTTCTGTTCTGCGTCCCGAAGACTGGCCGAGGACGTGGCGTGGCTCGTTCGCTCCCTCGGTGGGCGCGCCAGGGTGCTGTCCAGGAAATCGGCCTTCAACGTGTCGATCGCCCTGCCTGACGAGTACGTGCCGTTTCAGCTCACCCGCAAGGCCGCCCGGCTCCGGCCCAGGCCGAAGTACAACACGTTCCGGCGAGGGATCCGTGCGGTCGAGTACGTCGGCCGCAAACCGGTCCAGTGCATCAGCGTGGCCCACCCGAGCCACGCGTACATCACGGATCACTTCACGGTCACGCACAACACCATGGTCGCGCTGCGGGCGATGCTCGGCGTCGTCGACGCGGGCGGACAGGCCGCCATGCTCGCGCCCACCGAGGTGCTCGCCCAGCAGCACCACAGATCCATCACCGAGATGATGGGCGAGCTGGCCGAGGGCGGCATGCTCGGCGGCTCCGAGCAGGCGACGAAGGTGGTGCTGCTCACCGGTTCCATGGGCGCCGCGGCCCGCCGTCAGGCGCTGCTCGACCTGGTCACGGGCGAGGCGGGGATCGTGATCGGCACCCACGCCCTGATCGAGGACAAGGTGAAGTTCCACGACCTGGGCCTGGTCGTCGTCGACGAACAGCACCGCTTCGGCGTGGAGCAGCGCGACGCCCTGCGGTCCAAGGGGAAGCAGCCGCCGCACCTGCTGGTGATGACCGCCACCCCCATTCCCCGCACGGTCGCCATGACCGTCTTCGGGGACCTGGAGACCTCCGTGCTGGACCAGCTCCCGGCCGGCCGCTCGCCGATCGCCAGCCATGTCGTGCCCGCCAAGGACAAGCCGCACTTCCTCGCCCGCGCCTGGGAGCGGGTGCGGGAGGAGGTGGAGAACGGGCACCAGGCGTACGTGGTCTGCCCCCGCATCGGCGACGACGAGGACGAACCGGGCGGCAAGGGGAAGAAGGCGCCCGAGGGCGACGGCGAGAAGCGCCCGCCGCTCGCCGTCCTGGAGATCGCCGAACAGCTCTCCGGAGGGCCCCTCGCCGGTCTGCGCATCGAGGTGCTGCACGGCAGGATGGCGCCCGAGGACAAGGACGACGTGATGCGCCGCTTCGCCGCGGGCGAGGTCGACGTCCTCGTCGCCACCACCGTCATCGAGGTCGGGGTCAACGTCCCCAACGCCACCGCCATGGTGATCATGGACGCCGACCGGTTCGGCGTCTCCCAGCTGCACCAGTTGCGCGGCCGGGTCGGCCGGGGCTCCGCGCCCGGCCTCTGCCTCCTGGTCAGCGAGGCGCACGAGGCGAGTCCGGCCCGGGCCCGGCTGTCCGCGGTCGCCGCCACCCTCGACGGCTTCGAGCTCTCCCGGATCGACCTCGAACAGCGCCGCGAGGGCGACGTCCTGGGCCAGGCCCAGTCCGGGGTCCGCTCCTCGCTGCGGATGCTCACCGTCATCGACGACGAGGAGGTCATCGCCGCCGCCCGCGAGGAGGCCGTCGCGGTCGTCGCCGCCGACCCGGGGCTGGAGCACCTGCCCGAGCTGCGAACCGCGCTGGACGCCCTGCTCGACAAGGAGCGCGAGCAGTACCTCGACAAGGGCTGA
- the rsmD gene encoding 16S rRNA (guanine(966)-N(2))-methyltransferase RsmD, which yields MTRVIAGSAGGRRLAVPPGTGTRPTSDRAREGLFSTWEALLGSLAGARIADLYAGSGAVGLEALSRGAAHALLVEADPKAVRTVRDNVRTLGLPGAEVRTGRAEQVAAGPAPAEPYDVVFLDPPYAVTDDDLGEILLTLRTQGWLTDDALVTVERSTRGGEFGWPEGFEALRARRYGEGTLWYGRAASTCEDAR from the coding sequence ATGACCCGCGTGATCGCCGGCTCGGCCGGCGGCCGCCGCCTGGCCGTTCCGCCCGGCACCGGCACCCGCCCCACCTCCGACCGTGCGCGCGAGGGGCTCTTCTCCACCTGGGAGGCCCTCCTCGGCAGCCTGGCGGGAGCCAGGATCGCCGACCTGTACGCGGGCTCCGGCGCCGTCGGCCTGGAGGCGCTCTCCCGGGGCGCGGCGCACGCCCTGCTCGTCGAGGCCGACCCCAAGGCCGTCCGCACCGTCCGGGACAACGTCCGCACCCTCGGCCTGCCCGGCGCCGAGGTCCGTACCGGCCGGGCCGAACAGGTGGCCGCGGGCCCGGCGCCCGCCGAGCCGTACGACGTGGTGTTCCTCGACCCGCCGTACGCCGTCACGGACGACGATCTTGGCGAGATACTGCTCACACTCCGTACTCAGGGGTGGCTCACGGACGACGCGCTCGTCACCGTGGAACGCAGCACCAGGGGCGGAGAATTCGGCTGGCCCGAGGGATTCGAAGCGTTGCGGGCCCGGCGCTACGGCGAGGGAACGCTTTGGTACGGTCGCGCCGCCTCTACGTGCGAAGACGCACGATGA